Proteins found in one Limanda limanda chromosome 18, fLimLim1.1, whole genome shotgun sequence genomic segment:
- the LOC133024613 gene encoding polyunsaturated fatty acid lipoxygenase ALOX15B-like: MAEYKLQVSTGDMPSAGTWDHVSVTLIGSDGESEQTDLDNFGKDLCTGKTGIYMVKTSSSLGKLLLVKVEKDPRLFTREDEWYCSTIEVTTPEGDAILFPCHRWISRGEYVELRGGRAMKYFEDDHPLLIEHRKKELMLKKSLYQWKPLAEGLLHISGFENASELPAEIRFSKAKTDEMQDTTKQLGMKFHFKGMVGSIEKWENFDDLKRLFNFQKTPMSEYVAEHWKDDDFYGSQFLNGINPTLIKRCSELPRNFPVTEEMVKPFLAEGSSLRREIAKGNIFLYDQKKLDGLSTYVYNGESLTVTSGLCLFYLNIENKLMAIAIQLHQQPSEKNPIFLPSDLETDWLLAKMFIKNADMLDHEAVHHLMNTHFMGEVYTVATLRCFPVIHPLYKLLIPHFKSTLDINIRGRVSLMGPNGMFEKSTAGVEGMIEIMRRSLREMTYSSVCLPENIAARGLESIPNYFYRDDGLKLWSIIDSFVRAAVEYYYPSDADICKDTELQDWICEIFTYGLLGNKASGFPHCFHCIEELIRFITMVIFTVSAQHAAVNNGQFDYYFWMPNATLILHKPPPTTKGQSSMETIMETLPNVGETVAISVLINQLSDEYSDVIPLGQYPETRFDEPELTQVILEFQAELSKLGEEIAKRNSQLEVPYDYLLPSRIENSVSI; the protein is encoded by the exons ATGGCTGAGTACAAGCTTCAGGTGTCAACAGGTGACATGCCAAGTGCAGGAACATGGGATCATGTTTCTGTCACTCTAATTGGAAGTGACGGAGAAAGTGAGCAAACTGATCTGGACAACTTCGGCAAAGACCTCTGTACCGGGAAA ACTGGGATCTACATGGTGAAAACCAGTTCGTCTCTGGGGAAACTTCTGCTGGTCAAGGTGGAGAAGGATCCCCGTCTCTTTACCCGAGAAGACGAGTGGTACTGCTCCACCATAGAAGTGACAACTCCAGAGGGAGACGCCATTCTCTTCCCCTGTCACAGATGGATTTCCAGGGGAGAGTATGTTgagctgagaggagggagag CCATGAAGTATTTTGAGGACGACCATCCACTGTTGATTGAACATCGGAAAAAAGAGCTGATGCTTAAAAAGAGCTTGTACCA GTGGAAGCCTCTAGCTGAAGGCCTACTCCACATAAGTGGTTTTGAAAATGCGTCTGAACTACCAGCTGAAATCCGCTTCTCTAAGGCCAAAACAGATGAAATGCAAGACACAACCAAACAACT TGGAATGAAATTCCACTTCAAGGGAATGGTGGGATCCATCGAAAAATGGGAAAATTTCGACGACCTGAAAAGACTCTTTAACTTCCAAAAGACACCAATGTCAG agTACGTTGCAGAGCACTGGAAGGATGATGACTTTTACGGATCCCAGTTTCTGAACGGAATCAACCCCACTTTGATCAAGCGCTGCTCAGAGCTTCCCCGGAACTTCCCTGTCACAGAGGAGATGGTGAAGCCGTTCCTGGCTGAGGGCAGCAGTCTGCGGAGGGAAATTGCG AAAGGCAATATATTCCTCTATGACCAAAAGAAGCTGGATGGACTCTCCACTTATGTCTACAATGGAGAATCTCTGACTGTGACTTCTGGTCTCTGTTTGTTCTACTTGAACATAGAAAACAAACTGATGGCAATTGCAATACAG CTGCATCAACAGCCCTCAGAGAAGAATCCAATCTTTCTGCCAAGTGACCTGGAGACAGACTGGCTGCTGGCTAAGATGTTTATCAAAAACGCAGATATGCTGGATCATGAAGCCGTCCATCACCTCATGAATACTCACTTCATGGGAGAGGTCTACACTGTTGCCACTCTGCGCTGCTTCCCAGTGATTCATCCCCTCTACAAG ctGTTGATTCCACACTTCAAGTCCACTCTTGACATAAACATTAGAGGCCGTGTCAGTCTAATGGGACCTAATGGGATGTTTGAAAAA AGTACAGCTGGAGTTGAGGGGATGATAGAGATCATGAGGAGGTCCCTCCGTGAAATGACCTACAGCTCCGTCTGTCTGCCAGAGAACATCGCTGCACGAGGACTGGAGTCAATCCCCAACTACTTCTACAGAGATGATGGATTGAAGCTGTGGTCCATCATAGACAG CTTTGTGAGGGCAGCAGTGGAGTACTACTATCCCTCAGACGCTGACATCTGtaaagacacagagctgcaggattggATCTGTGAGATATTCACCTACGGCCTCTTGGGAAACAAAGCCTCAG GATTCCCACACTGCTTTCATTGCATTGAGGAATTGATAAGATTCATCACCATGGTCATCTTCACAGTGTCCGCTCAACACGCAGCAGTCAATAATGGACAG TTTGACTACTACTTCTGGATGCCGAATGCCACCTTGATATTGCACAAACCTCCTCCGACCACCAAGGGGCAGTCAAGCATGGAGACAATTATGGAGACCCTCCCGAATGTTGGAGAGACTGTCGCCATATCAGTGTTGATAAATCAACTTTCAGATGAATACAGTGATGTT ATTCCTTTGGGTCAATATCCTGAGACAAGATTTGACGAGCCTGAGCTTACACAGGTGATTCTGGAGTTTCAAGCGGAGTTGTCAAAACTCGGTGAAGAAATCGCAAAGAGAAACTCGCAGCTTGAAGTTCCCTATGACTACCTGCTCCCTTCTCGCATTGAGAACAGCGTGTCTATTTGA